TAGCGAATACAGTGAACATCACACCGACATCGAGTCGAAGCTGAATGATTTAAAAGAGCTGCTGCTTAAACACGTGCCCGTTCAAAACGACAGGGTACTCCGGAGGAAAATAATTGAAAGCTTATTCGAACTTGAATACGATCTGAAAATTCATTCGACAATTGAAGAGACCATATTAATGCCATTAATAAGCAGATTGGAAAGAAGTTTAGCGTGAGTAAACAAATAATTAATATAGTTATACTCGAACCCTCGCAAGTTATTCACGAGGGGCTTTCAAATATATTTTCAAAATCCGGTCAGTATTTTAAATTGTTCCGCGCCGACGACCTGAATGACATTGAAAATTTCCTGAAGAAAGAAAGCCTTGATGTTATTATTATCAATCCGTCGCAGATACAAAACAAGGACAAAGAATTCATTGCGCTTAAAAAAATAAATCTGAATACATGCTGGGTTGCGCTTGTTTATACATTTTTCAATCAGAAGATGCTGGCGCTTTTTGATAAGATTATACACATTACCGATTCACCGGATACAATCTTAGAAATTATCAATAAATTAAGCGGCGATAATTCCGGCAATATATTGCAAGCAGAACACGAATCCTTATCCGAAAGAGAAATAGACGTATTGAAACTTTTAGTCGCGGGATTCTCTAACAAAGAAATTGCTGATAAACTATTCATCAGCGTTCATACGGTTGTAAGCCACAGAAAAAACATCT
This Melioribacteraceae bacterium DNA region includes the following protein-coding sequences:
- a CDS encoding response regulator transcription factor; translation: MSKQIINIVILEPSQVIHEGLSNIFSKSGQYFKLFRADDLNDIENFLKKESLDVIIINPSQIQNKDKEFIALKKINLNTCWVALVYTFFNQKMLALFDKIIHITDSPDTILEIINKLSGDNSGNILQAEHESLSEREIDVLKLLVAGFSNKEIADKLFISVHTVVSHRKNISQKTGIKSQAGLTIYAITKKIIQLEDYTNQ